The stretch of DNA ACCAAACTCTCGTGGCTGTGAAGATCTGTCTCATTATATAAGAGGCTGTAACAGAGAAACTAACacctttttgttctgttttttgaaATTTGGCGCAGCTCCCGGTAATCTGGACAGCTATTTTTGGATTTTACTGCTTCACAAATTCAGTTGTTCAGGGGGTTTTCTGACCTTTTACATGTCTTCTAGAAGCTTGAAATTACTATGCTAAGGTTTTCCAGTTCTCAAAGGAATGCATTTatttggaggaagaaggaaggaaagagaatgcTGTTCACATGCACCCTGGTTTTACAgtgcttcttttaaaagtacTCTTGCAGTTCCTCTGGCTCAGGATCCCATACTGTAACCAGAAAACCTCCAGTTACTGATTGTCCTTGGCAATTTGAGCTGCTGCTATTTCCCATATCTCACTCTTAAGCTTATATTGAGTGTTTAAACACGTTCTGTGACATGCTTATATTGGAGATCATTCATTCCATTAATAGTCCATGTGCATAACTGCAGTGAATGACACTGCCCTCTCCGAGTTCAGGGCTTGTACCACCCCATGATGCTGTTGCagggaataaaagaaaactgggTTCTGGTGCTGAGCCCACTGGTTAAGAACGTTGCTGCAGAGACCTGTATGTGATTGCATGGTGGGGAAAGAATTAAACAAAAGCTGACTAGCTGTTCTACCCTCCTAAGTCGGATTTAAAGGATTTAAGCAAATCTGCTGGAATTCCTTGATCTTATTCCTGTTCCTCACAGCTCGAGTATTATACTGGGTCTGGGTATGATTGCTGTTAACTACCTCTCTTCTTTGGGCTTTCGCTGAAGATCTCTTGGGGAGGAAGCACTGATTATTTCAGCTGGTCTTAATGAATAGTAGTCCTGCCAGTTCAGGAGAAATAGGTTGAGTTCTAGAGAGCCAAGAACGTTTTAGAAGATGGTACTTCATGTTCAGAAGGGTCAGTACATAATAATCTGGAAAAATCAAGACAGAAAGACTGTAGGAACTATGCTTATATCAGTGTGAGAAGGTGACTTGTGTTAAATAGCAGACTTGGGGATTTACAGCTACTTCAAACTTGCCCACACAAAAGAGTTCAAGGTCTGTTTTACCTTATCTTTAGATATGTTACCTATCTAAACTGCCATAGTTATATTGTTATGATTTCCTTCTTGGTCTTCCTCTCCACCTTGGGGAGGGCTGTGCAGCCATGAGAAGCTTTGGAAAATCTGAGCTCCACCTCTCTCAAGATGTCATAATGGCAAGAAGGAAATAGTTCCAAAGGAGGACCCATCACAGAGGAGACAACTGCAAAACCTGCTGTATCTTTGCACAGCTTGTCATTCCTCCAGAAACTGAATGCCAAACTTGGACTTCTGTGGCTTTTTGGTGCACCGATCTGTGCTTCCTTTAATATCACTGTCTGGGAAATCACTTTACCTAGGAAAGCCTTGCCTTGAGAGGGAAGCAACTTACAAGCTACTGTGAGAGGAATCCAGTACAGGCTTTTGCTAGAGGTTTTAAACACTGTTAGTATGTGTCAGAGGGCTAAATAGATGTGCGTCTTATGGGAGCTCTGAAGGGGTATCAGCAACCCCTCTACTTCTGACTAAGGAGCACGTTTCCCTGAATGCTAgtagatttttctgttgctgcctCCAGTATATCCTTTCCTTGTGTTTTCACTGGAGTAAGTGTTCTAAATTCCAACACATTcccatattttcattttgctttgcctttttttgctAGTGCTGCCTGAGAATTACAGCGTGCTGTAGCATCTAAGCTGTTTCCATCCCCTGTTGCCCTGATCGTCTGCCTCCCTCACTGTGAGGATATAGGAGATTTGCTCCTAATTAACCCAGTGTAATTCTTGGCCAGATCCAGCGTGTCCAGAATACACTGTGGTACAAATCCACTCCAGAAAGGTCTCCCTCCTGCCACTCAGTGACTCCCGTAAAAGGTCCAGCATGTAGTGAAATTTCCTTGCCTTTGACAAGTGGCTGAGGATGAGGCAACACAAAACTGGCATGTGATGTAAGTAATGGGCAATAactgagggaagagaagaggcTTTTTGTCAAGCCAATGGATTTTTATCAGCCCATTCCTTGTTTTTATGCTGAAGGTGTCTTTGGAAATGCTACTCAGCAGACTTGGCCAGAAGTGAGCTCATTCCTTAAGGTGACCTTCATGTTTCATGCTGCAGAACACCAGGAGTTAACCCCTCTAAAATcagaatataaatatatgaaatgCTCAGACTGAGCTGAGGACTGACACAGGGCATGtgtaaaaaaatttccaagACTGAACAGCATCAAATGGACCAGTTCCTTTCCTGGGTTTAATAATGTTTCAAACTTTTGTGGTAGCCTCTAATCTTAATTCATATGAAGGAGCAGTAAACTTGAAAGCACTAAAAACCCCCACAGGATTGTCCATAGCAATACAATAATGATCAACCCTCTGGAAAGCATCCTAGCCAATCGAGTGAAAACGACTTTGCAGCCCAAGGTCAAGAAGACACTCGATGGAAAAGATCTCTGGAGGCAGTAGGCATGGTGGTAAGATGCGGGGCTGAAAACTGGGAGTGTGTCCTGGAGAGGGCTGTGCCACCTGTGGGCTTTCCACAGGGAGATCTGGAAGCTGCTTTATCTAAAGTTTTCTGGCTCCCATTTACCTGGGCTCAAATCTGAGAGTCTGACCTCAGGAAGCTGCAAGCAGCTAAttgaggaggcagctggggggggtgggggataaAGTCCAGATTCTTTCCAGCACGTCTAATCTCTGGCAAGTGTACGCGCACAAGCCCTTTCCTTCTCCGGCGTTGCTTCTGGAGGTTTGGCAGCAGGATACAGCCCCGGCTCCCCGCCGTAGCCTTTGTGCTTcagggagagggcagaggcTGCCGGGGGAAGGCAGCGTTGCGCGAGGGGAGCGAGCgaggagaggcagagacagtGGGGTGCACGCTGTGCCCCACCTGCCCACGCTTGCCACCTCCTGTTTTTCAGGGTGCTAGAGAAATCCTGGGGCAtgttctcttccttcctttctcttccttctttttcccctttccgAAGAGAAGAACCAAGGAGAAGAGATgaggagagaaaggggaaagtGAAATTCTGAGACGCTGCTGGGAACTTTGATCCCGTGCATCCCTTTCCCTGCATAGAAATGGAAGAGGCATCCCGCTCCCTCTGGGGCGGAGCGGCTAGTGCCCTGCTCCCGGAGaaacccagctgcagagctcggggaggaggcagcagctgagcgtGAATGTGATGCTTGAGGAAGCTTCTGCTCACTTTGCACAGGAGGGATGGAGGTCCCCAAAGTACTTGGGCTCCTGGTAAAGCTCTTAGGTCTGTTATCCTGTCTCAGATGCATGGAGGTAAGAAATGGTTATTCTTCTGTTTGTAAGAAGTCACATGGCTCTTTTAATATCCTTGCTGTAAGTGGATCTTGTTATTACTTGAATATCTTTTCCAAGGCATCTAGGCAGCTGTGGTCCCTGAGAAGGGCTAGGCGGCTCAGGGAGGGATTTATTTCGTTGTGCATATGGaatttagaaaaggaaacaaagcaggaaagaaggaTGCACTAGGGCTTGCAGATGCTTTGGCTCAGGTTTTCTATGTTTCTCAGGCACTGCAGTGACCCTGGCAGGAGAGatcctttgtttctgttctttgctgATTGACTGATTACCCCTATTGCTGTTGTGGACAGATGATTTATAGCCACACGGACCTGGGGCAGcgactgcagcacaggctgtttGCACTAAAATTTGGAGATGGTCAGTGCTGGGGTATTTTGGAAGCTGCTACGGGAACTGGCAGCAACTGATCTTTCATTATAAGGGAAGTATATTGCTTGGACTGCAGCTCTTTCATTTACGGTCTGTCTCCAAAAGGAGCAGGTTCAGGCTTTCATATATAGCCTGTTATTAGTACAGCCCATCCCTCTATCGCCTGCAGGCTTACATGTGTGTGCAGGTGCATACTAAAACCTAGGAGTTGAGGGACCTGGATTGTGGCTCAGTCATATGTTTGGTGCAGTCACAAAAGTGTAGCTTGGCTCACTTTCTGCTCTTTGCAAAGAGCTTAGAGATCCTCGGACAAGTCCTTCAACCTTGTCAGTTCACAGGCCTTTATATGGGCTTGCAATAGCCTGATACGTGCAGGCAGATGGGTTTTTGGCTGAAAAGGATTTTCCAGTTAAATGTTGTTTTATCTGCGTGTCCCGTTGCGCACATGCACCTGAGATCTGAtctgctgtttctgaagcatGTCAGGAATTCATCTTCAATGTGCAGTGTCACGTTCTGACTTCTGGAGCTTGACGCTGGAGCTTGGCTGTGGTTGTCAACACCTGCTGGTCCATACTCACAAGCTAGATTTGAAAATGACATCTGCCATGAGTAGGTGTCATTCTTGTCAGGTATCTATGGGAACTATCTCTGCTTATTCCAGAAGTGGATTTGGTTTAATTCCAAATTTTACTGTTCCCTTTTCCAGGTGGAGGTAAAGCTGGGAGAAACAAAAttactgcattttgaaataaaaaaacccaacccaacaagAACCATTTGCCATAGCTAGTAATCTTTATATGCATACCTCTGCTCTGTGAATTACAGCTCCTTGTTCATATAAAGGCAttataaatgttaattaaaaagtatttagaaATGAATTGAACTACAAGGAGCTACCAGAAGCctgtacaatttcttttttttcactctggGTCTGTGAAGATCTTGCACCTGCTTGTACACCATGTAATGGTGTTGAGTGGAGATCCCTATCTCTAAGCCAGCAGTCAAGTTATAACCACCAAAAACACTGCCTGTAAGAGGAAATGCAGTTTTGGGACCAGGCAGGATGCTGGAATTCTGAGGACTGTGTTTCATATTTTTGGTTCTTAGCTATTTAACCCCATTTGGATAATAATATCATAGGCCGTATCATCTTCTCATGTATTAGAAACAAAATCCTCAATAAAGTcttgttgggttttcttctttaggTGTTATGCCACTTGGTATGTGGAtgtttattactattttaacaCAGGGTTCCTTGGGGGCATCATCCCATCACATAGATATATCTCTATTTGCCACTGTGGCCATAGGTGGTGGCTTGCCCTACAAACGGAGAGAATTAATGGTTATTCATTATTTTACTCACTGGTAACAATGCATTTCTTCTAGCTTTTCCTTCCATAGGCATCTCACTTAAGCTTCCAATTCTGCTCGAAAAGAACAAGCAGAGCCCTGTAAGGTAGTGCTTAGATCAAGGGTAAATCTCTGTAGGCCAGCAACTATTCATTTTGCTGTTAGTGGGCAGAGCTGTGATTGGGTTTGGAGAGGAGCAATGGGGAGAGCGGGGAAGAGGCTGGTTACTGGGGTGTATTTGCCTGAAGCAGCAAAAGGCTGAGCTGCTTTTAGGACGTGCCCATGTTTATTTCATCGGATAATCatctctgcttttgctctgttttttttcccaggctttCCTGGGATCCCAGcccaaccaaaaccatttgCAGAGTGCAGGTAAGAACAAGAAGTTATTAATTCAGTCATCAGGCACATTCTTTCCTGCAATGGTGATGAGACCATAGGTACAATGAGCCACTGctgtctggttttcttcttttctttccatcacttcttcagtcttttctccTGCCTCAGTGTCTGTTTATCTCCTTCCCCAAAATGGCCAGACcgctttcttttcttcatgtcTAATACTCTTGCAGTTCCCTATTCCTCCCAcactcttttcctttcacttctttctctgccttagTCTTTTTTGCATGCtcacgtttcctctgctctAATAACTACTGAATTCTTGTACCCCTCCCCAGCTGATGCAAAGCGCACAGTGTGTTTTCCAGACACCTACCTGTAActgcttctgatttttataCCTTGAAGTTAACCTACGCCTGTCACTTACCCCCTCTGGCCTTGGCAGTGGCTAGAAGGCAAATGGCATGAGACAAAGTTTCTTTGTGCCCTTGCTGTTCGCCCTACATGTCCTTATGGCAGAAGGGTTTTCTGAAAGTGTTGGCTTCTCTGTGTTTATTCAGTGAATAGGGCTATAACTGTTATCCCTTTCTGAGTCTGCTCTTCCCAGGTTAGGGGCTCTAAAAAGCCCACCTTCACACAGAATCTGGTTCTGGTTTCTCTCTCTGTTATTTCAGGATCATGAATGGagagttttcttctgttaaagaccattttaaattaattgttgCGGTTTCTTTACATGAGATATTTCACATGGGCACTGGCCTGGAACATTGGCACCTGCACTTCTCCCCAGCATAggttccctttcctttcctgtgcGTTGGCCATGTGCAGATAAGCCAGGCGATGTGCTAATGGGTATAGGGAACATACCTACAGTGAAACACAGTGTCATTTCCCACCTTCCCACTTTACAGAATGAAATTATAGTTAATTTGAAACTCTTCTCAATTTCAATCGATTTAGACAGGCAATTAATCTTCTAAAGAGCCCAGGATCAAATTTAAAAGTATCTTATTCAGGTGCCAAAGCAGGTGGGGAAGGAAGTGGAGGAGTGTGTGCCAGGCTCAAGTGCTGCTCCAAATGAATACTTCTATGGAAATAAGTGGTAATGGGAACCATTCAACTTGTCCATGTGTGGGCCCGGAGTTAACACGTTTCAAAGGTCTGTCTGGGCAGTTCACGACTTCCAGATTGGTTTGTAGTGCGTATTATAAGTGTTCTTTGGGCAGCTGCCTTGAAGAGTGATAGAATTGAAATCAAGCAAGTAGCAAAGAAGGCTGCAGACACATGAGGTGTTTCAGGAGATCAGCTGCTATCTCCCAGCTTGTCTGAGCCCCCGTGTGTGATGCCTTAAGTGATGCTGACAGCTCCCTTCCTGTGCCCAGCGTCCAGCGTGTGTGGCATTGGACCTCTCGGGTATTACAACGGCTCACTGGCGGTCActgaggctggggcagagtgCCTCAACTGGGCAGAGTTCCCTGATTATGTTCAGCAGTACCCAGACCGTGGCTTGGGGGACCACAACCACTGCAGGAACCCGGATGGGGGAACTACACCCTGGTGCTTCTACCGGCTTGCATCAGGAGCCATCGGCTGGGCTAACTGCGACTGTAATCAAGGTAAGGGCTGCTGCATGTCTCTGCCGGTGCCCAAGCTGAACTGTCTCAGGGGGCTCGGGCCAGAAATGTGTGCTGCAGAGACTTGCAAGCAGCAGGTGGGACACCTTGTGAAAGAAGCACAATACAATAACTGTTCCGAATTGTCAAAATAATTAGGGCTAGAGAACAGCCTGTGTGGGAGAAGAACGTCTGTATATAGTAGGGGGTGGATTTAAGCTGCGGTTGTCATAATGCCTTGTATAGATGTTTTATTCTCATACAaggaagctgctttttttttttttttttttttttttcttactgttaaCTTATGCCACTTTGGAAACAGTTTAAGTTATGTGGAAAACAACCCACTCCTGCTCCTTAAGTGTCTGTATCAGAGCTCTCCTTGTGTAAGTGTAGCGGTTCAAATGCAACAGGGAAAAATCTTGTTGGCTAGGTTTGTAAGTCTTCTGTGGCAAGGCTGGTCACAGGCTTGCTTTAAAATTCCTCACGATGTTGACTCAAGGACTGCTGCTTACTTTGAGGCATGCAAGGGAGCTGAGCGCTCTCAATGTGCTGACTCCACTGTAACATTCTTGAAACCGTTGTTTGTCCTCCTGTCTTCTGGCCTTCCTTGCTTCTCCCACATTTTGCAGAACAGATGAAGTACCActttaataactgaaattaCAAAGTATTTTCCCTTGCCAGTGGAAGTGCTTTCAAAGGTGGCTTCCTTAAAGTGAAGGATACAAATGTAGTTGTGCTGTGTGCCTGCATCGAGGTGCTACAGACAGAAGGTGTATCCTTCTCCCAATACATAACTGAGTGAGGAGATGTGCTTTCTAAACAGTGGTAGATATTTGTGGTGCAGTGGGAATTGAAagggcatttacactggcaCTTGCTTTTCCCAGAGAGATTAAAGAGGATTCACCTGTTGTTACTGAACAACAGTTGTAGCAACAGTGAGTCTTGTAGATGAAGTAGTCAGTGGGAAATAAGTCAGTGGAGTGTCAGAAGGAATTAGAGCCTGCCATTTCCATGCATCTTTTCAAGGGAGCATGTAAAATTATCCCCGTTTCACAGGAGAATCCAGGAGCTGTGGCAGAAGCCAAGTTTCCTGCCAATATTTTACCATGGCTTTGAGAAGAACATAGCTCCAGCCATCCTTCTGAGCAGCTGTTGCTGGAAGCGGGAAGGTGCTGTGTCCTGCACTCCTGCAAGCAAGTCACTTCAGTGACAGCAccagcaaaacaagcaaaacaggAGTGAGAGAAGCCAAGTGCGGTTCAGCTCAGCTACATGCAAGTCCAAGACGTGCCAGTCTGAAACCTCTGACAGAAGATAGCcgcttgttttgttttgttttgttctcttttggAAGGTGCTGTGCGGTTGGCTGAAGATAGTAGTGTGGAGTTGTACTTCAATGGACTCTGGGGCACCATCTGTGCTGACCACTGGACTGACTGGGATGCCAGTGTTGTCTGCAGGCAGCTAGGTCTCAGGTGAGAACCTCGGTCTGGTTGTGAGATTTACATGTTCACATGGCCTTTGAAAGAACAGCCGCTGTGGTTACAGCCCCTCTGGCGTACTGTGTTGGCTGGGGGAGTTTGTTTTGTGGGCTCGTTTCCCACTTACAAGGGTCCTTCGgtactattttctttctgtggctATGCCCAATGCAGCATttgcaagtttttttaaaaatggtagTTTCTGCTCAATGCTCCAGACTGTGATGAGTGAGCTGTGAGTTTGTATCCCCTTTTTAGTATTACCAGCAGGAGCTACTGTAGTGATCTAATAGAAATTTTGAGACCATGCAGCCTCTTTGGGAAACTGGGATTTGGGCCTTCAAACTTGCAAACAGCAAGGGGAGAAGGtccacagagaagaaagagggtGATTCAGATATTTGGGTGTTTGAACCTGTTGATGGGTTTGTTCACCACTTTCAAACAAGGATGCCATTTCTGACCAGATCAACTCCTCTGCAGTAAATAAGAACACAAAATGGGTTAGGTGGTGGGGAGCACTTTGCGTGGTCCCGTTAGACTGTAAGTGGCCACCCCTTTATGCACTCCCAATCAACTGGGCGCACTGGGATGTGAAATGGCACAGCTGGACTGGAGAGTCACAAGAACTGAGGGGAGCTTGTAAGTCAAACAGTGCTACAGCATTTCATCACTCTGTTGCGTTCTCTGTACCAGTGAGATCGGCACGGCTGGGAAGAAGAGTCATCCCAGACTGTGGCCTGTTCCGCTGCACCTGCAGTCAGCGAACTGCCACGGGGATGAGAAAGCCCTGCTGCAGTGTGGCTATCGGAAAGCTATGTCAGGAGCTTGTAACCAGGGGAGTGCCATGGTAACCTGTGTCCCTCCAGAAGGTAAATCTCCAGGGGAGGTTCACTCCCTGTTTCTTCCATTAATGTTGCTGATAAGATGTAAAATCTAAGGTAGTGAAGCTGTGGAGAGCAAGTCATTGGAGCATGTTCTTCTTTCACCTGCTATACAGGTGGTTATCTTCCTTCCAGTGGAACAAATTCGCAGAGTGGGCATACTTCTACAGTCACTGAAAGATGCCTGTTGCTTATGACAACATCTGCTTTTTATCAAACCAGGTTTTTGTCTGCAGGCAGCAAAGTCCTAGTCACCACAGCAGCCAGTTAAAGAGCCATCCCTGGACCAGCAGCACCCTGGTCATGGGTGCTTCTCTGGGATCTAGAGGGGACGATCTGGTAGGGTGGGATGAGAGCAGCCCAAGAGCTCCTCTGGCTGGTGAATGGTTCTACACCCTGAGCTGCTGGATGTGTTTTGTCTCTGTCTTGTTCTGTTgtgctctttccctttcttgaaGCACAGGTGTAGGTGCCCCGCTGCGTTTAGTTGGGGGAAAGGAGAGCTTTGAAGGACGAGTGGAGGTTTACCATGATGGCAAGTGGGGTACCATCTGTGATGACCAGTGGGATGACGAGGATGCTGAAGTAGTCTGTAGGCAGCTGGGACTCAGGTAATTTCACCACTGTACGTTATGGAGTGGTAACAGAAGTATGCAGAGTGATGAACGTGAGAGCATGTCCCCTCACTATATATAGTACCAGCCCTTTCTATAGGAGGTATACAGAAAACCTGGGAAAGAGAATTCTGGACTGATCATCCTGTAAAGGGATTTTGTGCTTTAAATCCTGTCAGTTTTATAGCTTTATgctgtgaaaaaagaaaagttggtGCATTCCTACCtaaggtttgtttgtgtttatccttctttatttttgcacACACGTCCTAATGCAAATCTTCTTGGCCTCAGTGACAACTTGTCATGGTGGTTTCCACATGTGAACTGCAGTTGCTTGCTTGGTTAAGTTTAAACACCTCCAGTTTCACTGACTGCCCTTACCCTCTTCAAACAGGAAGGCAAGAGAGAGCACTTCATTCTCCCATGCGCCATTTAGCACTTAATGTGGGAGCTGTTGTATACTGAGCATTCTTGAAAACCAAAAGATCTCTCAGTCTTTGGGGGTTTTGCCTGTTACTGAGATTGCAAATCATTGTCCTTAGAACTCCCCGGCTGCCTGAACTGTTTGTGGTGCAGGCACGTTTTTGTTATGTGTTGGAAGGTCTCATTGTAAAACTTTCCAATAACATATTGTAATTAACAGCTAGCAACACTGTGTCAGAAATACAGATTGTCAATGGGAGGACACTGACCTAGCATAGGAGAGTCCCTGTGCAAGGCAGAATCTGCGGGGACAACACTGTGATTTTCCTTGCTGAGCAtacatttctgtaatgtttGCAGTGGGAACCCAAAAGCCTTGTCGTGGGCTCACTATGGGCAGGGATCTGGCCCAATCCTGCTGGATGAAGTGGAGTGCTCAGGCAATGAGCTTTCACTTGACCAGTGCAAGAAGAGTGACTGGGGACAGCAGAACTGCGACCACATTGAAGACGCTGGGGTCTCCTGTGACCCTTTCACAGGTACAGGTCTACAGTTCTATGTCAGATGTGGCCAGTCTTAGTCCCATATTACACAGCTTGCTCAGCAGATAGCCCCCCTGCTTCAGGGTCCTGCAGGGCTTCCATCTGTGGCCCCTACAAGGGCTGCCAGGTGTGGAGGCAGAGAGCAAGCACCGGGTGGGATCAAAGCCAGGCTTAGTGCGGCTCCCATGGCTTCCCACTGGTGGTACGGAAAGGCTGAGGTGAATCCTCCTCTGACAGATAGGCATGTTTTGGAGCGAGGAATGTTTGAGTACCCACTCCATCTGCgtcttttgttctttcagtcATGGGCTGTACAGAGGCCTCAGCAGTGGGGCACAGGCTCTTGCTTTCCTCCCCTGCCGAGCGCTGacctttccttctcccacccctTGCAGAGGGCACTGTCAGGCTGGCTGGTGGCCACAGCCCCAACGAAGGCAGGGTAGAAGTTTATTACAACGGTGACTGGGGCACAGTATGCGATGATGGCTGGACAGACCTTGGTGCACAGGtggtctgcaggcagctgggcttCAGGTAGGactgagtgtgtgtgtgtgtgtgtgtgtgtggtgtctCTGCTTCCTCATTTCAAGGATTAGATTCCATCACCTTCACTGGGATAGGCTGGACCTTAATCCTTCAATGCTGTCTTTATTAGAAGGGTTATCACCATTATACAACTTTATTCAGGACGGATTAAAAGGTATCCACATCCTTtccaaggggggggggggggggggggagaaaaaaaaaaatatatcttgcCTCATCCTGTTTTGAAAGCAGCTAACAGGTTTGGTACCATCTTTATGAAAAGCAAAGTCAGAAAGTTCTCTTAACATTCCTTAAGTTTGCAGGTGTATCAGCTCAGCACTGCCACCCGTTCTGCTCTGTCAGCTAAAAGATATCACCCATCTGCTCTGTCAGCTAGACATATCACCTGCTTCAGTAGTTGAACAAAGACTGTCAAGGCGAAAAAAGAGAAGTATTAGGGATTTTcataatgcttttctttcagtctgtTGCTGAACTGTTGTCCTTCCAGGTATGAGTTTGAGGAAGATTCAAAATCAGGATAATGTAGTCTTGGAGCCAGTAAAGTTTTGGGTTTTCggtggattttttaaaatatgattagGGTATACtttgaaaatttcagctttatagactgaaaaaatactaaattcttCCCTTTGAGTTCAGCTGCATACTGTGTTATCTCTTGTAGTGCCTAAAAGTTTGcagctttctgcatttcatttccagGTAGCCACTTCCTATAAAAAGTAGTAGAAATACTTCAGTGTTGATATTTTTGATGCCTTCTCTGCTAGCCACTCCCCAAATTGATGTACCTGGTGTCATGTCTGCAAAGCAGCCTCTGTGATATAGCTGGCCCTCTGTGCTGTAATGACCGTGCCTTTGGCGAGACACTAGCAAATGGACTTGTCTGGGGGCACCTCCCTGAAAGCTGAAGCTGGTGAGATGTGCAAGCTGCTTGGTCTCCATCCTGTGTGTGACTGAATGGTTTAGCTCAGGAGGCCACTGATATCACAGATGAGCTCTGCAGGGGAGTTTCCCTTTGGGTCTGAGCTTGGATCCGTCTGTGGGATTAAAGAGTTTTAATGAACCTCATGTTACgttctgtttccttcctctAGTGGCCCTGCTACCCTGGCCTCCGAAGGGGACTatgctgctggccaaggcttTATCTTACTGGATGATGTGGCTTGTGTGGGGACAGAGCTATCCCTCCTGGACTGTCCCCACAGCAACTGGGGGCAGCATGAC from Falco biarmicus isolate bFalBia1 chromosome 9, bFalBia1.pri, whole genome shotgun sequence encodes:
- the LOC130154790 gene encoding neurotrypsin-like isoform X2, whose amino-acid sequence is MEVPKVLGLLVKLLGLLSCLRCMEAFLGSQPNQNHLQSAASSVCGIGPLGYYNGSLAVTEAGAECLNWAEFPDYVQQYPDRGLGDHNHCRNPDGGTTPWCFYRLASGAIGWANCDCNQGAVRLAEDSSVELYFNGLWGTICADHWTDWDASVVCRQLGLSEIGTAGKKSHPRLWPVPLHLQSANCHGDEKALLQCGYRKAMSGACNQGSAMVTCVPPEGVGAPLRLVGGKESFEGRVEVYHDGKWGTICDDQWDDEDAEVVCRQLGLSGNPKALSWAHYGQGSGPILLDEVECSGNELSLDQCKKSDWGQQNCDHIEDAGVSCDPFTEGTVRLAGGHSPNEGRVEVYYNGDWGTVCDDGWTDLGAQVVCRQLGFSGPATLASEGDYAAGQGFILLDDVACVGTELSLLDCPHSNWGQHDCSHAEDVGVRCSPESNTVMDSSLGPPVRLVDGESTKEGRVEVFLNGQWGSVCDDGWTDRDAAVVCRQLGFSGTAKARAMAYFGEGHGPIHLDNIECSGTEHALGQCVRPDTGIHSCWHSEDAGVICDYVEEKVQDIRRTGPEFGVCGMRLLHRRKKRIIGGNKSLRGGWPWQASLRLKGFRQDTRLLCGATLISSCWVVTAAHCFKRFGVDVRRYLLRVGDYHTGVKDEFERELPVERIVLHRNYWAGSNDNDIALVRMRGREGHCLSFNRHVLPVCLPNRKEKSDINRQACIISGWGDTGKSYSRTLLQGVVPLLPREDCEVRYGQKFTNRMICAGNLSEDKRVDSCQGDSGGPLMCQRSNGRWIILGITSWGYGCGRKDSPGVYTKVSKYVPWIKKVTRLK
- the LOC130154790 gene encoding neurotrypsin-like isoform X1, encoding MSGIHLQCAVSRSDFWSLTLELGCGCQHLLVHTHKLDLKMTSAMSRCHSCQAFLGSQPNQNHLQSAASSVCGIGPLGYYNGSLAVTEAGAECLNWAEFPDYVQQYPDRGLGDHNHCRNPDGGTTPWCFYRLASGAIGWANCDCNQGAVRLAEDSSVELYFNGLWGTICADHWTDWDASVVCRQLGLSEIGTAGKKSHPRLWPVPLHLQSANCHGDEKALLQCGYRKAMSGACNQGSAMVTCVPPEGVGAPLRLVGGKESFEGRVEVYHDGKWGTICDDQWDDEDAEVVCRQLGLSGNPKALSWAHYGQGSGPILLDEVECSGNELSLDQCKKSDWGQQNCDHIEDAGVSCDPFTEGTVRLAGGHSPNEGRVEVYYNGDWGTVCDDGWTDLGAQVVCRQLGFSGPATLASEGDYAAGQGFILLDDVACVGTELSLLDCPHSNWGQHDCSHAEDVGVRCSPESNTVMDSSLGPPVRLVDGESTKEGRVEVFLNGQWGSVCDDGWTDRDAAVVCRQLGFSGTAKARAMAYFGEGHGPIHLDNIECSGTEHALGQCVRPDTGIHSCWHSEDAGVICDYVEEKVQDIRRTGPEFGVCGMRLLHRRKKRIIGGNKSLRGGWPWQASLRLKGFRQDTRLLCGATLISSCWVVTAAHCFKRFGVDVRRYLLRVGDYHTGVKDEFERELPVERIVLHRNYWAGSNDNDIALVRMRGREGHCLSFNRHVLPVCLPNRKEKSDINRQACIISGWGDTGKSYSRTLLQGVVPLLPREDCEVRYGQKFTNRMICAGNLSEDKRVDSCQGDSGGPLMCQRSNGRWIILGITSWGYGCGRKDSPGVYTKVSKYVPWIKKVTRLK